One window from the genome of Oryctolagus cuniculus chromosome 1, mOryCun1.1, whole genome shotgun sequence encodes:
- the LOC100358666 gene encoding olfactory receptor 4C11-like, whose amino-acid sequence MKLHTNVTEFILLGLTEDPHRRKMVFVTFLFFYLGTILGNLLILVTIRTSRALGSPMYFFLFHLSFSDTCFSTSIAPRTIADALLEKATISFSECIIQVFMSHFFGCLEIFILVLMAADRYVAICKPLYYTTIMSPQVCTILVALAWVGSCVHSSAQISLVLSLPFCGPNVIDHYFCDLQPLLKLACADTYVINLLLVSNSGAICTVSFVLLMFSYVIILCSLRNHSAEGRRKALSTCISHIIVVILFFGPCIFIYTRPNTTFPIDKMITVFYTIGTPLLNPLIYTLRNAEVKNAMKRLWSKKLISDDTR is encoded by the coding sequence ATGAAGCTGCATACTAATGTGACTGAGTTCATTCTACTGGGGTTGACAGAGGATCCTCATAGGAGGAAAATGGTGTTtgtcacatttttgtttttctatttgggAACAATATTGGGTAACTTGCTGATTCTTGTCACCATCAGGACCAGCCGAGCACTTGGGAGTCCAATGTACTTCTTCCTTTTTCACTTATCCTTTTCTGATACCTGCTTCTCTACCTCCATTGCCCCTAGAACCATTGCAGATGCACTTTTGGAGAAAGCCACTATTTCTTTCAGTGAATGCATTATCCAAGTTTTTATGTCCCATTTTTTTGGCTGCCTGGAGATCTTCATCCTTGTCCTCATGGCTGctgaccgctatgtggccatctgtaagCCCTTGTACTACACGACCATCATGAGCCCCCAGGTCTGTACCATCTTGGTGGCCTTAGCCTGGGTGGGGTCCTGTGTGCATTCTTCAGCTCAGATTTCCCTTGTCTTGAGTTTACCTTTCTGTGGGCCTAATGTGATTGATCACTATTTCTGTGACTTGCAGCCCTTGTTGAAGCTCGCCTGTGCAGACACCTATGTGATCAACCTACTCCTGGTGTCCAATAGTGGGGCCATTTGCACAGTGAGTTTTGTCTTGCTGATGTTCTCCTATGTGATCATCCTATGTTCTCTGAGGAACCACAgcgctgaagggaggagaaaagccCTCTCTACCTGCATCTCTCACATCATTGTGGTCATCCTGTTCTTTGGTCCTTGCATATTCATATACACACGCCCTAACACCACTTTCCCTATAGACAAAATGATAACAGTGTTTTACACAATTGGAACACCTTTGCTGAACCCTCTGATTTATACACTGAGAAATGCAGAGGTGAAAAATGCCATGAAGAGATTGTGGAGCAAGAAGTTGATCTCAGATGACACACGATGA